In Amycolatopsis methanolica 239, a single genomic region encodes these proteins:
- a CDS encoding non-ribosomal peptide synthetase, with protein MVSQQPTVGELLREVTDLLGPEAAELSENDSLIEWGLDSIQLMQVANKWRKQGIKVGFAKLAKNPTLAGWRELLATAAGVAPEPEVTVEVDETEPFPLALMQHAYWIGRDEETTLGSVAAHLYVEFDGPDLDPQRLDVAVRKLVARHGMLRAAFLDDGRQRILPERAQPSLLVHDLRDLDDEAETRRLAELRDASSHARLDVANGEVFKIQLSRRSGDRARLHVDVDMLAADALSYRVLLSDLARFYDEPDAEPEPIGYSYPRYLAEREVTRRAEQEKAREWWQRRIPELPGAPDLPLVPETERADATRVTRRHHWLAPEDRKRLGARAHEHGLTPAMVVAAAFAETLSSWSAQPRFLMNLPMFDRQSTHPDVDKLVGDFTSSVLLEVDFSTEASFVEHAKALQDRMHADAEHAAYSGVEVLRDLSRHHGEQVLAPVVFTSALNLGELFDARVRRCFGEAVWIISQGPQVLLDAQVTEVNEGLLINWDVRENAFPAGMIDAMFAAFQDLITRLGQRDDAWEQPVGGALPREQAEVRTRVNATDGPRSGRLLQDGFFSRAVAQPDAPALLWGTDGVLSYGALRDRALRIAKSLQNKGVVPGDLVGVSLPKGPDQIAAVLGVLAAGAGYVPVGVDQPAARAERIRRIAGFSHVLTSAEEAAEPLAEPVRVDEEQIAYVLFTSGSTGEPKGVEVPHRAAMNTIDDLNERFAVGADDRCLAVSALDFDLSVYDVFGLLSAGGAVVLVEEGDRKEARQWVELAASRRVTLVNCVPALLDMLLSAARPGELSGLRTVLLGGDWVGTDLPGRVAEQAPRCRFAGLGGTTETAIHSTVCEVHGVPSSWRSVPYGTPLRNVVCRVVDVRGRDCPDWVAGELWIGGDGVAHGYRADPERTADRFVEHDGRRWYRTGDLARYWPDGTLEFLGRRDFQVKVRGVRIELGEVEAALAEFPAVHRGVAGVAGNQLVAAVGGSVDGDEVREFVRTLLPPHMVPARVVVLDALPLTANGKVDRRAVAAHWQASADSYVAPETPLEQVLAKVWAEVLGVARVGRDDPFFALGGDSVLATMIVGRLREALDTSEVTVRTLFSALTVGAMAARLAADQSVPGRLEQVAEIYLEVDALSEEDVNAQL; from the coding sequence GTGGTGAGTCAGCAGCCGACGGTGGGAGAGCTCCTGCGCGAGGTCACCGACCTGCTGGGGCCCGAGGCGGCGGAGCTGTCCGAGAACGACAGCCTCATCGAGTGGGGCCTCGACTCGATCCAGCTCATGCAGGTAGCGAACAAGTGGCGCAAGCAGGGCATCAAGGTCGGCTTCGCGAAACTGGCCAAGAACCCGACGCTGGCCGGGTGGCGGGAGCTCCTGGCCACCGCGGCCGGGGTCGCGCCCGAGCCGGAGGTGACCGTCGAGGTCGACGAGACCGAGCCGTTCCCGCTCGCGTTGATGCAGCACGCGTACTGGATCGGCCGCGACGAGGAGACCACGCTCGGCTCGGTCGCCGCGCACCTTTACGTCGAGTTCGACGGCCCGGACCTGGACCCGCAGCGCCTGGACGTGGCCGTGCGGAAGCTCGTCGCCCGGCACGGGATGCTGCGCGCCGCCTTCCTCGACGACGGCCGCCAGCGGATCCTGCCCGAGCGCGCCCAGCCGTCGCTGCTCGTGCACGACCTGCGTGACCTGGACGACGAGGCCGAGACGCGTCGCCTTGCCGAGTTGCGGGACGCGTCTTCGCACGCGCGCCTGGACGTGGCGAACGGCGAGGTGTTCAAGATCCAGCTCAGCCGGCGGTCCGGCGACCGGGCGCGGCTGCACGTCGACGTCGACATGCTCGCCGCCGACGCGTTGAGCTACCGCGTCCTGCTGTCGGATCTCGCGCGGTTCTACGACGAGCCGGACGCCGAGCCGGAGCCGATCGGCTACAGCTACCCGCGCTACCTCGCCGAACGCGAGGTGACCCGCCGGGCCGAGCAGGAGAAGGCCCGCGAGTGGTGGCAGCGGCGGATCCCGGAGCTGCCGGGCGCGCCCGACCTGCCGCTGGTGCCGGAAACCGAGCGCGCCGACGCCACCCGCGTCACCCGTCGGCACCACTGGCTGGCGCCGGAGGACCGCAAGCGCCTCGGCGCCCGCGCGCACGAGCACGGCCTGACCCCGGCGATGGTCGTCGCGGCCGCGTTCGCGGAGACCCTGTCGTCGTGGAGCGCGCAGCCGCGGTTCCTGATGAACCTGCCGATGTTCGACCGGCAGAGCACCCACCCGGACGTCGACAAGCTGGTCGGCGACTTCACCAGCTCAGTGCTGCTGGAAGTCGATTTCTCGACCGAGGCGTCTTTTGTGGAGCACGCGAAGGCGTTGCAGGACCGGATGCACGCCGACGCGGAGCACGCCGCGTACTCGGGTGTGGAGGTGCTGCGGGACCTGTCCCGGCACCACGGTGAGCAGGTGCTCGCGCCGGTGGTGTTCACCAGTGCGCTGAACCTGGGCGAGCTGTTCGACGCACGCGTGCGGCGGTGTTTCGGTGAAGCGGTGTGGATCATCTCGCAGGGGCCGCAGGTGCTGCTGGACGCGCAGGTCACCGAGGTCAACGAGGGGCTGTTGATCAACTGGGACGTGCGGGAGAACGCCTTCCCGGCCGGGATGATCGACGCGATGTTCGCCGCGTTCCAGGACCTGATCACCCGGCTCGGCCAGCGGGACGACGCGTGGGAGCAGCCGGTCGGCGGTGCGTTGCCGCGGGAGCAGGCCGAGGTGCGGACGCGGGTCAACGCGACGGACGGGCCGCGCAGCGGGCGGCTGCTGCAGGACGGGTTCTTCTCGCGTGCCGTCGCGCAGCCGGACGCGCCTGCGCTGCTGTGGGGCACGGATGGAGTACTCAGCTACGGCGCTTTGCGGGACCGGGCGCTGCGGATCGCGAAGTCGTTGCAGAACAAGGGTGTTGTGCCCGGTGACCTGGTCGGGGTGAGCCTGCCGAAGGGGCCGGACCAGATCGCCGCGGTGCTCGGCGTGCTGGCCGCGGGCGCCGGGTACGTGCCGGTCGGTGTCGACCAACCCGCGGCGCGGGCGGAGCGGATCCGGCGGATCGCCGGGTTCTCGCATGTGCTGACGTCCGCCGAGGAGGCGGCCGAGCCGCTCGCCGAGCCGGTGCGCGTGGACGAGGAGCAGATCGCGTACGTGCTGTTCACGTCCGGTTCGACGGGGGAGCCGAAGGGCGTGGAGGTGCCGCACCGGGCGGCGATGAACACGATCGACGACCTCAACGAGCGGTTCGCGGTGGGTGCCGACGACCGGTGCCTCGCGGTGTCCGCGCTGGACTTCGACCTGTCCGTGTACGACGTCTTCGGCCTGCTGTCCGCGGGCGGCGCGGTCGTGCTGGTGGAGGAGGGCGACCGCAAGGAGGCGCGGCAGTGGGTCGAGCTGGCTGCCTCGCGCCGGGTCACGCTGGTCAACTGCGTGCCAGCGCTGCTGGACATGCTGCTGTCCGCGGCGCGGCCGGGTGAGCTGAGCGGGTTGCGGACGGTGTTGCTGGGCGGTGACTGGGTCGGCACGGACCTGCCCGGCCGGGTGGCGGAGCAGGCGCCGCGGTGCCGGTTCGCCGGGCTCGGCGGCACCACGGAGACGGCGATCCATTCGACGGTGTGCGAGGTGCACGGGGTGCCGTCGTCGTGGCGTTCGGTGCCGTACGGAACACCGCTGCGGAACGTCGTGTGCCGGGTGGTGGACGTGCGGGGCCGGGACTGCCCGGACTGGGTCGCGGGGGAGTTGTGGATCGGCGGCGACGGGGTCGCCCACGGGTACCGGGCGGATCCGGAGCGGACCGCGGACCGGTTCGTGGAGCACGACGGCCGCCGCTGGTACCGCACGGGCGATTTGGCGCGGTACTGGCCGGACGGCACGCTGGAGTTCCTGGGGCGCCGGGACTTCCAGGTGAAGGTGCGCGGGGTGCGGATCGAGCTGGGCGAGGTGGAGGCCGCGCTGGCTGAGTTCCCCGCGGTGCACCGGGGCGTCGCGGGCGTGGCGGGCAACCAGCTCGTGGCGGCCGTCGGCGGCTCGGTGGACGGCGACGAGGTCCGGGAGTTCGTGCGAACGTTGTTGCCGCCGCACATGGTCCCGGCTCGCGTGGTGGTGCTGGACGCCTTGCCGCTGACCGCGAACGGCAAGGTGGACCGCCGCGCGGTGGCGGCGCACTGGCAGGCGTCGGCGGACAGTTACGTCGCGCCGGAGACTCCGTTGGAGCAGGTGCTGGCCAAGGTGTGGGCCGAGGTGCTCGGAGTGGCACGCGTAGGCCGCGACGACCCGTTCTTCGCACTCGGCGGAGACTCCGTGCTGGCGACGATGATCGTCGGCCGCCTGCGGGAAGCGCTGGACACGTCGGAAGTGACTGTGCGTACGCTGTTCTCGGCGCTGACGGTGGGCGCGATGGCGGCGCGCTTGGCGGCCGACCAGTCGGTGCCCGGGCGCCTGGAGCAGGTGGCGGAGATCTACCTGGAGGTGGACGCGCTCTCCGAGGAGGACGTGAACGCGCAGTTGTGA
- a CDS encoding non-ribosomal peptide synthetase, which produces MSDLAARKRELLRRRLAQAGLAGTTSIPKRDSDDDLPLSYAQSRMWFLQQLDPASPAYNVCLAITLRGALDKAALHRSFQRLVERHEILRTRYVARPDGEPRQIVDPYAVVTMPESDLRGLSEEDRDRTVQRVAREESAHAFDLANEHSLRLRLLRRGDDDHVLVLTVHHIAWDGYTFNTLSRDLSALYREDTTGQPSGLDPLPVQYADFAVWQWKTLTDEKLAGDLDYWRRELSPAPENLPLPTDLPRPPARSDRGDRRFHTFDRAVTDRIGEFAQARGVTPFMVVFAGYAALLSRWTGATDVPIGSASMNRDAGEVERLIGNFGNTLVLRADLSGDPSFAELVERVRRVCTDGYAHQDLPFDLLVERLRPPRVPGRSVLFDVMLLFLTQGLQGFDLPGVEASWETVHNDTTQFDLALEAFLVDGEMRVEATYSTELFTAATVERFLAHLESLLAAAVGAPDRPVSRLEFFADTALIGDMREVPEVTLPGLFAEQVARTPDATAVVYEGVALTYAELDARATELARRLAGSGVGPEHIVGVRQDRSLDLIVSLLAVLKAGGAYLPLDPSYPAERLSMMIEDAQPTVVLPAELDGEGELRAAGPDNPAYVIYTSGSTGRPKGVVVSHRAIVNRLLWMQHEYRLMPEDRVLQKTPSSFDVSVWEFFWPLITGATLVFAKPGGHKDPRYLAELIARERITTAHFVPSMLRTFVESGARPSTLRRVICSGEALPSDLARELPHVHNLYGPTEAAVDVSHWPVTEGAGTGTVPIGRPVWNTQLHVLDRHLQPVAPGAVGELYLGGVQLARGYLNRPGLTASRFVAGPDGSRLYRTGDLVRRTGDALEFLGRADDQVKIRGFRVELGEVEAALTALPEVVSAGVVARPERQQLLGYVVAQPGTDAATIRRQLGATLPEHLVPSVITFLDELPLSPSGKLDRKALPEPEAATAAAEPETERERALAALFADLLGVARVGRDDDFFALGGHSLLATKLVGRIRADLGVDLAIGTVFDAPTVARLATALDGGTQRPALTPMPRPRRIPLSSAQQRLWFLYRLEGPSATYNVPFAVRLDGPLDVDALRAALADVVSRHEVLRTIYPEFEGKPYQQVLDTIPPLIIDDGSPREAAQRAFELDREPPFEARLFRDGDSHVLSLLTHHIASDGWSAERLLADLTTAYTARLQGRRPGWAPLPVQYADYALWQRDLLGNDADPNSLASTQLAYWTRQLADLPEEISLPADRPRPADPSFRGDAVRFQLPPETHRALAELARQTGATTFMVVQAAVAALLGQMGAGEDVPIGAPVAGRTDDALDGLVGFFVNNLVLRTDLTGDPTFRQLVERVRRTDLDAFAHQDLPFERLVEALNPGRSMGRHPLFQVMLAYQQAPGGPVPFGHASLREEHVDFYAARLDLSFHLFEQDAGIDGWLVYSADLFDRSTVDDLVARFTRLVGDLLADPDRRLSATSVLTPEDVLPAGEARDVPETTLPELFAAQVARTPDTTAVVFEGESLTYAELDARATALATRLAGAGVGPEHIVGVRQDRSLDLIVSLLAVLKAGGAYLPLDPSYPAERLNMMIEDARPTVVLPASLEGEGELRSAGPDNPAYVIYTSGSTGRPKGVVVSHHAIVNRLLWMQQEYGLTADDRVLQKTPSSFDVSVWEFFWPLITGATLVFARPDGHKDPEYLAGLIARERITTAHFVPSMLRAFVSTGGDLSVLKRVICSGEALPSDLAGPNVHNLYGPTEAAVDVTYWPCADGAGEGTVPIGRPVWNTQVHVLDRYLRPVPPGVTGELYLGGVQLARGYLNRPGLTASRFVAAPNGRLYRTGDLVRHRDGVLEFLGRADDQVKLRGFRIELGEVEVALTRAGARSAVAVVRDDRLVAYVLGEADANSLARELPDHMIPSAIVQLDEFPLTPSGKLDRKALPAPDFAALAGKVEPATEREALLCRLFAEVLGLAEVGAQDSFFALGGDSIVSVQLVSRARKAGLTITPRQVFEQRTPAGLAAVATAAVTEADDGTGRIEPTPIMRWSERGLAQAMLLVAPDGLTRDGLVRVVQAILDRHDVLRARWAGALVVPAESFDAAEIVRDATGDLDAELRAARERLTDERMLQVVRFPERVLIVADHLVVDGVSWRIIMDDLAEAWAGKELVRTGTSFRRWSELLAAQDRSAETGLWRGILDGADPVFEPGGERHETGFTVPLPEGAEQAGVQELLISAFAEALETWRGRGDAVIAVEGHGREEQLGADLSATVGWFTTVFPLRLRPGTRLRDVREQLESLPDHGLGYGLLRPLGLPEPTIVVNYLGRLPSGTGEPWSVAPEAPMLRVPPRTAQWAMEVNAVSVDGQLHVAITGPAAPELTELLRKALSSAPTAADTALADVSEEDIDEFEEELGTW; this is translated from the coding sequence GTGAGTGACCTCGCCGCCCGCAAGCGTGAGCTGCTGCGCCGACGGCTGGCCCAGGCCGGCCTGGCCGGCACGACGTCGATCCCGAAGCGGGACTCCGACGACGACCTGCCGTTGTCCTACGCGCAGTCCCGCATGTGGTTCCTGCAGCAGCTCGACCCGGCCAGCCCGGCCTACAACGTGTGCCTGGCGATCACCCTGCGCGGTGCGCTGGACAAGGCCGCGTTGCACCGGTCGTTCCAGCGGCTCGTGGAGCGGCACGAGATCCTGCGCACCCGGTACGTGGCCAGGCCGGACGGCGAGCCGCGGCAGATTGTCGACCCGTACGCCGTGGTGACCATGCCGGAGTCGGACCTGCGTGGCCTGTCCGAAGAGGACCGGGACCGGACCGTCCAGCGGGTGGCGCGGGAGGAGTCGGCGCACGCGTTCGACCTCGCCAATGAGCACTCGCTGCGCCTGCGCCTGCTGCGCCGCGGCGACGACGATCACGTGCTGGTGCTGACCGTGCACCACATCGCCTGGGACGGCTACACGTTCAACACGCTGTCGCGGGACCTGTCCGCCCTCTACCGGGAGGACACCACCGGGCAACCGTCCGGTTTGGACCCGCTGCCGGTGCAGTACGCGGACTTCGCGGTGTGGCAGTGGAAGACGCTGACAGACGAGAAGCTGGCCGGTGACCTGGACTACTGGCGGCGCGAGCTGAGTCCCGCGCCGGAGAACCTGCCGCTGCCCACCGACCTGCCGCGCCCCCCGGCGCGCTCGGACCGCGGGGACCGGCGGTTCCACACCTTCGACCGGGCCGTGACCGACCGGATCGGGGAGTTCGCGCAGGCCCGTGGGGTCACGCCGTTCATGGTGGTGTTCGCCGGGTATGCGGCGCTGCTGTCCCGCTGGACCGGCGCGACGGACGTGCCGATCGGGTCGGCGTCGATGAACCGCGACGCCGGCGAGGTCGAGCGGCTGATCGGCAACTTCGGCAACACGCTCGTGCTGCGGGCCGACCTGTCCGGCGACCCGTCGTTCGCCGAGCTGGTGGAGCGGGTGCGGCGCGTGTGCACCGATGGCTACGCGCACCAGGACCTGCCGTTCGACCTGCTCGTCGAGCGCCTGCGGCCGCCGCGCGTGCCGGGCCGGTCGGTGCTGTTCGACGTGATGCTGTTGTTCCTGACCCAGGGGTTGCAGGGGTTCGACCTGCCCGGCGTCGAGGCGAGCTGGGAGACGGTGCACAACGACACCACCCAGTTCGACCTGGCGCTGGAGGCGTTCCTGGTCGACGGCGAGATGCGCGTCGAGGCCACGTACTCGACGGAGCTGTTCACCGCCGCGACCGTCGAGCGGTTCCTGGCGCACCTGGAATCGCTGCTCGCCGCGGCGGTGGGGGCGCCGGACCGGCCGGTCAGCCGGCTGGAGTTCTTCGCCGACACCGCGTTGATCGGTGACATGCGTGAGGTGCCGGAGGTGACGCTCCCGGGGCTGTTCGCCGAGCAGGTGGCGCGGACGCCGGACGCCACCGCGGTGGTCTACGAGGGTGTCGCGCTGACGTATGCCGAGCTGGACGCCCGCGCCACTGAGCTGGCGCGGCGGCTGGCGGGCTCGGGTGTGGGGCCGGAGCACATCGTCGGGGTCCGGCAGGACCGTTCGCTGGATCTGATTGTTTCGTTGCTGGCGGTGTTGAAGGCGGGCGGGGCGTATTTGCCGCTGGATCCGTCGTATCCCGCCGAGCGGTTGAGCATGATGATCGAGGATGCTCAACCCACCGTGGTGCTGCCTGCCGAGCTTGACGGTGAGGGGGAGTTGCGGGCGGCGGGGCCGGACAATCCGGCGTACGTCATCTACACCTCGGGCTCGACCGGCCGTCCCAAGGGTGTCGTGGTCAGCCATCGGGCGATCGTGAACCGTCTTTTGTGGATGCAGCACGAGTACCGGCTGATGCCGGAGGATCGCGTGCTGCAGAAGACTCCGTCGTCGTTCGACGTGTCGGTGTGGGAGTTCTTCTGGCCGCTGATCACCGGCGCGACGCTGGTGTTCGCCAAGCCGGGTGGGCACAAGGACCCGCGCTACCTCGCCGAACTGATCGCGCGGGAGCGGATCACCACCGCGCACTTCGTCCCGTCGATGCTGCGGACGTTCGTCGAGTCGGGCGCGCGGCCGAGCACGCTGCGGCGCGTGATCTGCAGTGGTGAGGCCCTGCCGTCCGACCTCGCGCGCGAACTGCCGCACGTGCACAACCTGTACGGCCCCACCGAAGCCGCGGTCGACGTGAGCCACTGGCCGGTGACCGAGGGGGCCGGCACCGGGACCGTGCCGATCGGGCGGCCGGTGTGGAACACACAACTCCACGTGCTGGACCGGCACCTGCAGCCGGTCGCGCCCGGCGCGGTCGGCGAGCTGTACCTGGGTGGCGTCCAGCTCGCCCGGGGTTACCTGAACCGGCCCGGGCTCACCGCGTCCCGGTTCGTGGCCGGGCCGGACGGGTCGAGGCTGTACCGCACCGGCGACCTGGTGCGCCGCACCGGGGACGCACTGGAGTTCCTCGGCCGCGCCGACGACCAGGTCAAGATCCGCGGGTTCCGCGTCGAACTGGGCGAGGTCGAGGCCGCGCTCACCGCATTGCCCGAGGTGGTCAGCGCCGGGGTGGTCGCCCGGCCGGAGCGGCAGCAGCTCCTCGGCTACGTGGTCGCCCAGCCGGGCACGGACGCGGCCACCATCCGGCGGCAGCTCGGCGCCACCCTGCCCGAGCACCTGGTGCCGTCGGTCATCACGTTCCTCGACGAGCTGCCGCTGAGCCCGAGCGGCAAGCTCGACCGCAAGGCGCTGCCCGAGCCGGAGGCTGCGACCGCGGCGGCGGAGCCGGAAACCGAGCGCGAACGGGCGCTGGCCGCGTTGTTCGCCGACCTGCTCGGCGTTGCGCGCGTCGGCCGGGACGACGACTTCTTCGCCCTCGGCGGGCATTCCCTGCTGGCGACCAAGCTCGTCGGCCGCATCCGCGCCGACCTCGGTGTCGACCTGGCGATCGGGACCGTGTTCGACGCGCCGACCGTCGCCCGCCTGGCCACGGCGCTCGACGGCGGCACGCAGCGGCCCGCGCTCACGCCGATGCCGCGCCCGCGCCGGATCCCGCTGTCTTCGGCGCAGCAACGGTTGTGGTTCCTGTACCGGCTGGAAGGCCCGAGCGCGACCTACAACGTGCCGTTCGCGGTGCGCCTGGACGGCCCGCTCGACGTGGACGCGCTGCGGGCCGCGCTGGCCGACGTCGTGAGCAGGCACGAGGTGCTGCGAACGATCTACCCGGAGTTCGAGGGCAAGCCCTACCAGCAGGTCCTCGACACGATCCCGCCGCTGATCATCGACGACGGCTCGCCACGCGAGGCCGCGCAACGCGCGTTCGAGCTGGACCGCGAGCCACCGTTCGAGGCGCGGCTGTTCCGCGACGGCGACTCGCACGTGCTGTCCCTGCTGACCCACCACATCGCGAGCGACGGCTGGTCCGCCGAGCGGCTGCTGGCCGACCTGACCACCGCCTACACCGCCCGCCTGCAGGGCCGCCGCCCCGGCTGGGCGCCGCTGCCGGTGCAGTACGCCGACTACGCGCTCTGGCAGCGGGACCTGCTGGGCAACGACGCCGACCCGAACAGCCTCGCGTCCACGCAACTCGCCTACTGGACGCGGCAGCTCGCCGACCTGCCGGAGGAGATCAGCCTGCCTGCGGACCGGCCGCGCCCGGCGGACCCGTCGTTCCGCGGGGACGCGGTGCGGTTCCAGCTGCCGCCGGAGACGCACCGCGCGCTGGCGGAGCTGGCGCGGCAGACCGGGGCGACGACGTTCATGGTCGTCCAGGCCGCGGTCGCCGCGTTGCTCGGCCAGATGGGCGCGGGGGAGGACGTGCCGATCGGCGCGCCGGTCGCCGGCCGCACCGACGACGCCCTGGACGGCCTGGTCGGATTCTTCGTCAACAACCTCGTCCTGCGCACGGATCTGACCGGCGATCCGACGTTCCGGCAGCTCGTCGAGCGGGTCCGGCGCACCGACCTGGACGCGTTCGCGCACCAGGACCTGCCGTTCGAGCGGCTGGTCGAGGCGCTCAATCCGGGGCGGTCGATGGGGCGGCACCCGCTGTTCCAGGTCATGCTGGCCTACCAGCAGGCGCCCGGCGGGCCGGTGCCGTTCGGGCACGCGTCGCTGCGTGAGGAGCACGTCGACTTCTACGCGGCGCGGCTCGACCTTTCGTTCCACCTGTTCGAGCAGGACGCGGGCATCGACGGCTGGCTGGTCTACAGCGCGGACCTGTTCGACCGGTCTACTGTGGACGACCTGGTGGCCCGGTTCACACGGCTGGTCGGAGATCTGCTGGCGGACCCGGACCGGCGGCTGTCGGCGACCTCGGTGCTCACTCCCGAAGACGTGCTCCCCGCCGGGGAGGCGCGGGACGTGCCGGAGACGACCCTGCCGGAGCTGTTCGCCGCCCAGGTGGCGCGGACTCCGGACACCACCGCGGTGGTCTTCGAGGGCGAGTCCCTGACCTACGCCGAGCTGGACGCCCGCGCCACCGCGCTCGCGACGCGGCTGGCGGGCGCGGGTGTGGGGCCGGAGCACATCGTTGGCGTGCGGCAGGACCGTTCACTCGACCTGATCGTCTCGCTGCTGGCGGTGCTGAAGGCCGGTGGCGCGTATCTGCCGCTGGACCCGTCGTACCCGGCGGAGCGGCTGAACATGATGATCGAGGACGCGCGGCCCACCGTGGTCCTTCCCGCCTCGTTGGAAGGTGAGGGAGAGTTGCGCTCGGCCGGGCCGGACAACCCGGCCTACGTCATCTACACCTCGGGCTCCACCGGCCGTCCCAAGGGCGTCGTGGTCAGCCACCACGCGATCGTCAACCGTCTACTGTGGATGCAGCAGGAGTACGGCCTGACCGCTGATGATCGGGTTCTGCAGAAGACGCCGTCGTCGTTCGACGTGTCGGTGTGGGAGTTCTTCTGGCCGCTGATCACCGGCGCCACGCTGGTGTTCGCCAGGCCGGACGGGCACAAGGACCCGGAGTACCTGGCCGGGCTCATCGCCCGCGAGCGGATCACCACCGCGCACTTCGTGCCGTCGATGCTGCGGGCGTTCGTCTCCACGGGCGGCGACCTGTCGGTGCTGAAGCGGGTGATCTGCAGCGGTGAGGCACTGCCGTCCGACCTGGCGGGGCCGAACGTGCACAACCTCTACGGCCCCACCGAGGCCGCGGTCGACGTCACCTACTGGCCGTGCGCCGACGGCGCGGGCGAGGGCACGGTGCCGATCGGGCGGCCGGTGTGGAACACGCAGGTCCACGTGCTCGACCGGTACCTGCGGCCGGTGCCGCCGGGCGTCACCGGCGAGCTGTACCTGGGCGGCGTCCAGCTGGCCCGCGGCTACCTGAACCGGCCCGGGCTCACCGCCTCGCGGTTCGTCGCCGCGCCGAACGGGCGCTTGTACCGCACCGGCGACCTGGTGCGGCACCGCGACGGTGTGCTCGAGTTCCTCGGCCGCGCCGACGACCAGGTGAAGCTGCGGGGTTTCCGGATCGAGCTGGGCGAGGTCGAGGTCGCGCTCACCCGCGCCGGCGCCCGCAGCGCCGTCGCGGTGGTGCGCGACGACCGCCTGGTCGCCTACGTCCTCGGCGAAGCCGACGCGAACAGCCTGGCCCGCGAACTGCCGGACCACATGATCCCGTCCGCGATCGTGCAGCTGGACGAGTTCCCGCTGACGCCCAGCGGCAAGCTCGACCGCAAGGCACTGCCCGCGCCCGACTTCGCCGCGCTGGCAGGCAAGGTGGAGCCTGCGACCGAGCGCGAAGCGTTGCTGTGCCGGCTGTTCGCCGAGGTCCTCGGCCTGGCCGAGGTCGGGGCGCAGGACAGCTTCTTCGCCCTCGGCGGCGACAGCATCGTGTCCGTCCAGCTGGTCAGCCGGGCCCGCAAGGCCGGGCTGACGATCACCCCGCGGCAGGTGTTCGAGCAGCGCACGCCGGCCGGGCTCGCCGCGGTCGCCACAGCCGCCGTCACAGAGGCCGACGATGGCACCGGCCGCATCGAGCCGACCCCGATCATGCGCTGGAGCGAACGCGGCCTCGCCCAGGCGATGCTGCTGGTCGCCCCCGACGGCCTGACCCGTGACGGCCTGGTCCGGGTGGTGCAGGCGATCCTGGACCGGCACGATGTGCTTCGCGCCCGCTGGGCGGGCGCGCTGGTGGTTCCGGCCGAATCCTTCGACGCGGCCGAGATCGTCCGGGATGCCACCGGCGACCTGGACGCGGAACTGCGCGCCGCGCGCGAGCGGCTCACCGACGAGCGGATGCTGCAGGTGGTCCGCTTCCCGGAGCGGGTGCTGATCGTCGCCGACCACCTTGTCGTGGACGGCGTCTCGTGGCGGATCATCATGGACGACCTCGCCGAAGCATGGGCCGGCAAAGAACTCGTGCGTACCGGCACGTCGTTCCGGCGCTGGAGCGAACTGCTCGCCGCGCAGGACCGCAGCGCGGAAACCGGACTGTGGCGCGGAATCCTGGACGGCGCCGACCCGGTGTTCGAACCCGGTGGCGAACGGCACGAGACCGGGTTCACCGTGCCGCTGCCCGAGGGCGCCGAACAGGCCGGGGTGCAGGAGCTGCTGATCAGCGCGTTCGCCGAGGCGCTGGAAACCTGGCGCGGCCGTGGTGATGCGGTGATCGCCGTCGAGGGGCACGGCCGGGAGGAACAGCTCGGGGCCGACCTGTCGGCCACGGTCGGCTGGTTCACCACGGTCTTCCCGCTCCGGCTGAGGCCCGGCACACGGCTGCGGGACGTGCGTGAGCAGCTGGAGAGCCTGCCCGACCACGGCCTCGGCTACGGGCTGCTGCGCCCGCTGGGCCTGCCGGAGCCGACGATCGTCGTCAACTACCTCGGTCGCCTGCCGAGCGGGACCGGCGAGCCGTGGTCGGTCGCGCCGGAGGCCCCGATGCTGCGGGTGCCGCCGCGCACCGCGCAGTGGGCGATGGAGGTCAACGCGGTCAGTGTCGACGGGCAGTTGCACGTCGCGATCACCGGGCCCGCGGCGCCGGAGCTGACCGAGCTGTTGCGCAAGGCGCTGAGCAGCGCGCCGACCGCGGCGGACACCGCACTGGCGGACGTTTCCGAAGAAGACATCGACGAGTTCGAAGAGGAGCTGGGCACGTGGTGA